The following nucleotide sequence is from Bacteroidales bacterium.
GCTGCCCACTCCCACTCACTCTCTGTTGGCAAGCGAAAATCATTAACAATCACCTGACCTATGTGAATCAGGTAAGAGTTCATATATTGAGTCCTCCAAATACTGAATGCTCTAGCCTGTTTCCAATTAATACCTACTACTGGATAATGATCATAAGCTGGATGCCAGAAATAATTCTTTGTCATAGGCTCATTAAAAGAGTAGGTAAAGTCATGTACCCAACACAAAGTATCAGGGTACACGTTGATGACATCCTGTCGAATATATACCGAACGATTTTTATATCCTTGAGGACGATTTATGAGTGAAGCTGGGTTTTCTTGATATTTTCTATCACTTTCCATGATTGGGTTTTGCATTTCTTTTTTGGCAGCTGCTTTGTAATCAATCCACCAATATCTAAAATTTAACTTTCTAGGATCTATTTCTTTTCTACGATAGAAGCGCTCATCCTCTGGCATATACAATTCCTCCAGAACCTGTCGTACTGTCTCATCATCTGAGTTCCAGTCAAGACGCTTTCGCCAATTTAGATATGGTTCATCAAATGTTTGACCAAATTGATCCTCAGTAATTAAATAATCCTCGATTTGCTCACCCAGCATTTTCCTTGCAATGGAATCTCTTACCCAATATACAAATTGCCTATATTCGTTGTTAGTAATTTCAGTTTCGTCCATATAAAATGCTTGCACAGAAACAGTTTTTGCTGTCTGTAATTGATTATATGGTACATCCTGATCATTCTGACCCATTACATAGCTACCTAGTGGAATGAAAACCATACCATAAGGATCTGGCTGAAAGAAAGGTTCACGTCCACGCACACCCACCAGATTTCCTTTGTCGCTTGTTGTACAAGAATACAACAAAAGGATTAAGGAAACTAGGGCCAGGAAATTTTCTTTTCTGGATTTCATAAATTTTAACTTAATTTTTTTGTTTTTACGTAACATTTTCAGAATTGTTTCATTAAAAACGTACATTTCTGTAGCTTTCAGGTATTTTTACCACTTTAATTTTAAAACAGTATTGTAAAAATACCTCATGACTACCACTACTTCTGCCATCCTTACCCATTTGACTTGTGGTCAAATCATAACTATATCCAACGCTAAGATTTTCCAAAAATTGACCTCCTAGATTAATTGCAATGGCATCCTGTACTCTATAACTTAAACCGCCCCAGAACTTTTCATTGTAAACAATGCCGGCGTGAATATCATACTGAGCAGAAGAAAAATCAGTTTTAACAAGCAAAGAAGGAGTAATAACAAAAGAAGGATTGGACGGTAATGCATATTCATAGCCACCAACAAAGTAATAATGTCTTTTTAGTTGTGGAGCAACATTGGAGCTAAAG
It contains:
- a CDS encoding formylglycine-generating enzyme family protein, coding for MKSRKENFLALVSLILLLYSCTTSDKGNLVGVRGREPFFQPDPYGMVFIPLGSYVMGQNDQDVPYNQLQTAKTVSVQAFYMDETEITNNEYRQFVYWVRDSIARKMLGEQIEDYLITEDQFGQTFDEPYLNWRKRLDWNSDDETVRQVLEELYMPEDERFYRRKEIDPRKLNFRYWWIDYKAAAKKEMQNPIMESDRKYQENPASLINRPQGYKNRSVYIRQDVINVYPDTLCWVHDFTYSFNEPMTKNYFWHPAYDHYPVVGINWKQARAFSIWRTQYMNSYLIHIGQVIVNDFRLPTESEWEWAARGGLDLSPYPWGGPYIRNSNGCFLGNYKPLRGNYPDDGGFHTVIVAHYAPNDYGLYDMAGNVAEWTSNAFDESAYQFAHDLNMDYQYEAKDTDPEVLKRKVVRGGSWKDIGFFMQVSSRTYEFQDTAKSYIGFRNVQTYLGRMKGDGPLSSNVYR